From one Lycium barbarum isolate Lr01 chromosome 6, ASM1917538v2, whole genome shotgun sequence genomic stretch:
- the LOC132643567 gene encoding peroxidase 4-like yields MASSSTVIAMIVILLMGSTSAKLSTTFYSKSCPRLLNTVNSGVRAAVAKEKRMGASLLRLFFHDCFVQGCDGSILLDDTPSFRGEQTALPNNNSARGYNVIDNIKTKVEKVCPGIVSCADILAIAARDSTVLLGGPSWEVKLGRRDSRTASFSKANDGRLPLATSSLGNLINRFKVVGLSAKDMVALSGSHTIGQASCVTFRTRIYNESNIDASFAKIRQGRCPRTTGSGDRNLVPLDPKTPNFFDNDYYKNLINKKGLLHSDQVLYNGGSTDSLVNIYSKKPSKFNSDFAIAMSKMGDISPLTGSKGEIRKKCGRVN; encoded by the exons ATGGCTTCTTCTTCAACAGTCATTGCCATGATCGTCATTCTCCTAATGGGTAGCACCTCTGCTAAGCTATCCACGACTTTCTACTCTAAGAGTTGCCCCAGGTTACTTAACACAGTAAATTCTGGAGTTAGGGCAGCTGTGGCGAAGGAGAAGCGAATGGGTGCTTCCCTTCTTCGCCTCTTCTTCCACGATTGCTTTGTCCAA GGTTGTGATGGATCAATACTCCTTGATGACACTCCGTCATTTAGAGGAGAGCAAACTGCTCTTCCCAACAACAATTCTGCTCGAGGATATAATGTCATTGACAATATCAAAACTAAAGTTGAAAAAGTGTGTCCCGGTATTGTTTCTTGCGCTGATATTCTAGCCATCGCTGCTCGTGACTCCACTGTTCTG CTTGGAGGACCTAGTTGGGAGGTGAAACTTGGAAGGAGAGATTCAAGAACTGCAAGCTTCTCAAAAGCCAATGATGGCCGACTCCCACTTGCAACATCATCCCTTGGTAATCTCATCAACAGGTTCAAAGTTGTTGGTCTTTCTGCCAAGGATATGGTTGCCTTATCAG GATCACACACAATTGGTCAAGCAAGTTGTGTAACATTTAGGACAAGAATATATAACGAGAGCAACATTGATGCTTCCTTTGCAAAGATAAGACAAGGGAGGTGCCCCAGAACTACGGGATCCGGGGACAGGAATCTGGTACCACTAGACCCTAAGACACCGAACTTTTTTGACAATGACTATTATAAGAACCTTATCAACAAGAAGGGACTTCTTCACTCGGATCAAGTGCTCTACAATGGTGGATCTACAGATTCTCTGGTAAACATTTACAGCAAGAAACCATCCAAATTCAACTCTGATTTTGCTATAGCCATGAGCAAGATGGGAGATATTAGTCCATTGACCGGGTCCAAGGGAGAGATAAGGAAGAAGTGTGGGAGGGTAAACTAA